Proteins from a genomic interval of Trifolium pratense cultivar HEN17-A07 linkage group LG6, ARS_RC_1.1, whole genome shotgun sequence:
- the LOC123893056 gene encoding disease resistance protein RUN1-like, with amino-acid sequence MDSNSSSTNSDSFTSRSWLLRPLRALCGCQSFSDVSMLDQKGATSSSSQHSDSIQSYRYRYDVFISFRGSDTRNTFVDHLYSHLVRKGIFVFKDDKQLQKGESISPQLLQAIQHSRVSIVVFSKDYASSTWCLDEMVAIADCRAKFKQIVFPVFYDVDPSHVRKQNEVYESAFVLHAEKFKDDPDKVDGWKRAMTRFAGLTGWDVRNKQEVEEIENIVQTVIEKLGHKFSGYADDLIGIQPQVKALEKLLKLSSHNDRCLVLGIWGMDGIGKTTLATVLYDTISHHYQYGACCFIHNVSAIYKEGGAVAVQKQILHQTMKEKNLDAYSPSEISGIITKRLFNMKLLLVLDDVDQIGQLQELHIKTELLCPGSRIIITTRDVHILKLFGAHKIHKVNLMNDSDAQELLCRKAFKSDNSSNNYAELIPKVLKYAQGLPLAIRVMGSFLYTRNTTQWRAILNGLENNSDFSGIMKVLRSSFEGLELREREIFLHVACYFEGERVEYVGRILDACGLQPDIGISLIVEKSFITLRNQEIHMHKMLQELGKQIVREQHPDEPRLWSRLWLYCDLHDAIRKPESIEAKAIILNQREDVSKFIQLRDEELTKMKNLKVLILYHSNFSTSPKFLSDSLCYLLWNGYPFMSLPSNFQPYNLVELNMPDSNMEQLWIGIQHLPKLERIDLSNSKNLKVTPCFEGMEKLERLDLTGCINLLEVHPSIGLLTELVFLSLQNCTSLVTLDFGNAQRLRSLRVLRLAGCTKLENAPNFSGTLILQYLDMDRCTSLSTVHKSVGALANLKFLSLRDCTNLAELFINFNIMTSLATLDLHGCSKLIGLSLSQNSTYSLRSLVFLDLSYSNISLVPNAIGELRCLERLNLQGNNFTELPSTLNRLYNLSYLNLSHCHKLQSLPYLPIESGPSDSVGRYFKTTSGSRNHRSGLYVFDSPNWSKYAWKFDFRITNWIRRLLKEPLHFRCGFDFVIPRYEHPGYSDGDELISKIFGNQWFEGGSIVRINDPVIDVDWLGFLFCVKFELNNHPEQSSSSHQSLSSSLPHPFYLSFESEYIEERFDMSLNLESKKVDGLNYVWMIYISREHCHFVKTGAHITFKAHQGLIIKEWGLRLITKKDTQGSMMEMSVPVHLPLKNVKVKQRSGSSSFEPKIQLPYNWFVSDKDEAERDEAKGKETHLFNLGLLNESSQ; translated from the exons ATGGACTCAAACTCATCGTCAACAAATTCTG ATAGTTTTACTTCGAGATCTTGGCTCTTGAGACCGTTACGTGCCCTGTGTGGCTGTCAGTCATTTTCCGATGTGAGCATGCTGGACCAAAAAGGTGCAACGTCTAGTTCTTCCCAGCATTCTGATAGCATTCAAAGCTATAGATATAGATATGATGTGTTTATCAGTTTCAGAGGTTCCGACACGCGCAACACCTTCGTTGATCATCTCTACTCTCATCTCGTCAGAAAAGGTATTTTCGTCTTCAAGGATGATAAACAACTTCAGAAAGGGGAATCCATTTCACCTCAACTTCTACAGGCAATTCAACATTCACGGGTTTCTATTGTTGTCTTTTCGAAAGATTATGCTTCATCAACTTGGTGTTTAGATGAAATGGTTGCCATTGCTGATTGCCGTGCtaaatttaaacaaattgtGTTTCCTGTTTTCTATGATGTTGATCCATCTCATGTGCGAAAGCAAAATGAAGTTTATGAGAGTGCTTTTGTTTTACACGCTGAGAAATTCAAAGATGATCCAGACAAGGTTGATGGGTGGAAGAGAGCTATGACTCGTTTCGCTGGATTGACAGGTTGGGATGTCAGGAATAA GCAAGAAGTTGAAGAGATTGAAAATATCGTCCAGACTGTAATAGAAAAGTTGGGTCATAAATTCTCAGGGTATGCTGATGACCTTATCGGAATACAGCCTCAAGTAAAAGCATTAGAAAAACTTTTAAAACTAAGCTCACATAATGACCGTTGTCTAGTTTTAGGAATATGGGGGATGGATGGCATAGGAAAGACAACTCTTGCAACTGTCTTGTATGACACAATCTCACATCACTACCAATATGGTGCTTGTTGTTTTATCCACAATGTTAGCGCAATTTATAAAGAGGGTGGTGCTGTTGCTGTTCAGAAACAAATTCTTCATCAAactatgaaagaaaaaaatctggATGCATACAGTCCCTCTGAAATATCTGGAATTATAACAAAGAGGCTATTTAACATGAAGCTCCTTTTAGTTCTTGATGATGTTGATCAAATTGGGCAGCTACAAGAATTGCACATAAAGACCGAATTGCTTTGTCCTGGAAGTAGAATAATCATAACAACTAGAGATGTGCATATTCTTAAATTGTTTGGAGCGCATAAAATTCATAAGGTCAATTTGATGAATGACAGTGATGCTCAGGAACTTCTATGTAGAAAAGCTTTTAAAAGTGATAATTCAAGCAACAACTATGCAGAACTCATTCCTAAGGTGTTAAAATATGCTCAAGGTCTTCCGTTAGCAATTAGAGTAATGGGTTCTTTCTTGTATACTAGAAATACCACCCAATGGAGAGCGATCTTGAACGGATTGGAGAATAATTCAGATTTTAGTGGAATTATGAAAGTGCTACGGTCAAGTTTTGAGGGACTAGAGctaagagagagagaaatattTTTGCACGTTGCTTGCTACTTTGAAGGGGAGAGGGTGGAATATGTAGGGCGAATTCTAGATGCTTGTGGATTGCAGCCTGATATTGGAATTTCGCTTattgttgaaaaatcattcataACCCTTAGAAATCAGGAAATTCATATGCATAAAATGTTGCAAGAGTTGGGGAAGCAAATTGTTCGGGAACAACATCCTGATGAGCCGAGATTATGGAGTAGATTGTGGCTTTATTGTGATCTCCATGATGCGATTAGAAAACCG gaATCAATAGAAGCTAAAGCCATAATTCTAAATCAAAGGGAGGATGTCAGCAAATTCATACAGTTGAGGGATGAAGAATTAACAAAAATGAAGAACTTGAAAGTGCTCATATTGTATCATTCAAATTTTTCAACAAGCCCAAAATTTCTTTCTGATTCCCTATGCTATCTTTTGTGGAATGGTTACCCTTTCATGTCTTTGCCATCAAATTTTCAACCATACAATCTTGTAGAATTGAATATGCCTGATAGCAACATGGAACAACTATGGATAGGCATTCAG CATCTCCCCAAATTGGAAAGGATAGATCTCAGTAACTCCAAAAATCTGAAGGTGACTCCATGCTTTGAAGGGATGGAAAAACTTGAGCGGCTAGATCTTACAGGATGCATAAATTTGTTGGAGGTGCATCCATCAATTGGACTTCTTACAGAACTTGTATTCTTGAGTTTGCAAAACTGTACTAGTCTAGTCACTCTTGATTTTGGCAATGCACAAAGACTAAGGTCTTTGAGAGTTCTTCGTCTCGCTGGTTGTACAAAACTTGAAAACGCTCCAAATTTCAGTGGAACATTAATTCTTCAGTACCTTGATATGGATCGATGCACAAGTTTATCCACAGTTCATAAATCTGTTGGGGCTCTTGCAAACCTTAAATTCTTAAGTTTGAGAGACTGCACAAATCTTGCTGAATTGTTTATCAACTTTAATATAATGACATCTCTTGCAACTCTAGATCTTCATGGATGCTCTAAATTAATTGGGTTGTCATTGAGTCAGAATTCCACTTATTCTCTGCGATCTTTGGTTTTTCTAGACTTAAGTTATTCCAATATTTCTCTAGTACCTAATGCTATTGGAGAATTAAGATGTTTAGAAAGACTAAATCTTCAGGGAAATAACTTTACCGAATTACCCTCCACCCTCAATAGACTTTACAATCTATCATATTTAAACTTGTCACATTGTCATAAGCTTCAAAGTTTGCCTTATCTCCCAATAGAAAGTGGTCCATCAGATTCAGTGGGAAGATATTTTAAAACAACATCTGGATCCCGTAATCATAGATCAGGATTATATGTGTTTGACTCTCCCAATTGGTCGAAGTACGCTTGGAAGTTCGACTTTCGCATCACTAATTGGATACGAAGATTACTTAAG GAACCTCTTCACTTTCGTTGTGGCTTTGACTTTGTTATTCCTCGGTATGAGCATCCCGGTTATTCTGATGGAGATGAGCTCATTTCAAAGATTTTCGGCAATCAGTGGTTTGAAGGGGGTTCAATAGTAAGGATAAATGACCCTGTTATTGACGTCGACTGGCTTGGCTTTCTCTTTTGTGTAAAATTTGAGTTAAATAATCATCCTGAACAATCTAGTTCTTCACATCAATCGCTCTCTTCGTCACTGCCACATcctttttatctttcttttgagAGTGAATACATAGAAGAACGCTTTGATATGTCACTTAATTTGGAATCAAAAAAGGTTGATGGCTTAAACTATGTTTGGATGATCTATATATCTCGGGAACACTGCCATTTTGTGAAAACAGGAGCACACATCACATTTAAAGCCCATCAAGGTTTGATTATCAAGGAATGGGGGTTGCGTCTCATAACCAAGAAAGACACACAGGGCTCAATGATGGAAATGAGTGTACCAGTACATCTTCCTTTAAAGAATGTGAAAGTAAAACAAAGAAGCGGAAGCAGTAGTTTTGAGCCCAAAATCCAACTTCCTTACAATTGGTTTGTTTCTGACAAAGATGAAGCTGAGAGGGATGAAGCCAAGGGAAAAGAAACTCATCTCTTTAATCTTGGCCTTTTAAACGAAAGTTCACAATGA